Below is a genomic region from Xylophilus sp. GW821-FHT01B05.
CGATGGGCGAGCCGCAATAGCGGATGTGCTCCAGGCCGCCGACCTTCTGCGGCCGGTGAATGTGGCCCAGCGCGATGTAGTCGGCCGGCGGAAAGGCGCTGGTGGGGAAGGCCTCGAGCGCGCCGACATAGATCTCGCGCACCGACTCGCTGGCGCTGGCGCCAACGGTGGTGAGGTGGCCGGTGGCAACGATGGGCAGGCCGCCCAGCTCGGCGCTGCGCTCCTGGGCCAGCGTGTGCAGGGCCTGGTAGTGGGCGCAGATGGCTTCCTGCAGCGCCAGTTGCTTGTCGGCGGCACTTTGGCCGGCCTGGCTCAGCAGCAGGTCGCGCGAGCGCAGAAAGGGCACGGCGCACAGCACGGCGCCGGGCGCGCCGGCGCGGGTTTTGAGCACCAGAACCTGGTCTTCCAGTCGCGCCGCCATGCCCGGCAGCACGCGGGTGTTGAGTTGGGCCAGCAGAGTGCGGCTCTCGCCCAGCATGGCCACGGAATCATGGTTGCCGCCCAGCACGATCAGCTCGGCGCCGCTGTCGCGCAGGGCGACGATGCAGTGGTTATACAGTTCGCGCGCGTAGCTGGGCGGGGCGCCGGTGTCGAAAATATCCCCGGCCACCAGCACGGCATCGACCGCCTGCAGCCGCACCTGCCCGGCCAGCCAGGCGATGAAGGCCTGGTGCTCGGCTTGGCGGGTCTTGCCCATGAAATGCTGGCCCAGGTGCCAGTCGGAGGTATGCAGAATGCGCACGGTGCTTGGTTTTCTCTAGGGATGTCCTGCAAAACACGATTTGCAATGTGACATCCCCTACGCGTGATCTCAATCGTGGATTCCAGGGGCGCATGCCCCTCTCAGAAGGGTCTGCCGCCTGCTTTCCGGTGCATCCAGGGCCTTTTTGACCCTCCCCCGCACCACACAGGCGCACCGATCCCCTCAATCCTTCACCCCATCAGCCGGTAGCGCGCCATCCACAGGTTGGACAGGGCGAACAGCGTGTGCAACTGCTGCGTGTTTTTCTTCAGCCCCCGGTAGCGCACCTTGGTGTAGGCGAACTGGCGCTTGATGACCCGGAACGGGTGTTCCACCTTGGCGCGGATGCCGGCCTTGAGCTTTTCGAGCTGGTGGACCAGTACATCGGATACCTTGTCTTTGCTCAGCTTCTTGCGCTTGCCTGGCTTCATGGCGATGTGCCAGGTGACGCTGTCCTTGGCATCCGGGCGCTTGCCGATCCCCTGGTAGCCAGCGTCCCCGAAGGCGTCTGTTTCCTGTCCGTGCAGCAGGCTGTTGCCTTCGGTGACGTCGCCCACGTGGCCGGAGCTGCCGCGCACGGTGTGGACCAGGCCAGAGTCTGCATCTACCCCGATGTGGGCCTTCATACCGAAGTGCCACTGATTTCCCTTCTTGCTCGAGTGCATCTCGGGGTCGCGTGCTTTGTCTTTGTTCTTGGTGGAGCTGGGGGCTGGGATCAGCGTGGCGTCGACGGCCGTGCCTTCCTTGAGCAACAGGCCTTTGCTCTCCAGCAGGGTGTTGACGGTGATCAGGATCTGTTCGGCCAGCTTGTGGCGCTCCAGCCGGTGGCGAAAGCGCAGGATGGTGCTTTCATCGGGCAGGCGACCATGGGCGTCCAGGCCCGCGAACTCTCGGTACAGGGGGATATCGAAGAGGGCCTCTTCCATCGCCTGGTCCGACAGGCTGAACCATTGCTGGATGAAGTGCAGCCGCAGCATGGTCTCCAAGGCAAAGGGCGGGCGGCCTGTGCGTCCTTCGCTGTAGTACGGGGCGATGAGATCGACCAAGGACGCCCACGGCACCACCTGGTCCATCTCCTGCAGGAACACCTGCTTGCGGGTCTTCTTCGTGCTCAGGTTCAGGTCCAGGCCGGCTTGCTTCATGGGCGCCGAGCATGCCTGAACAAACGGGCGCATCCAGATGCGCGGGGGAGTTTTGCAGGATGTCCCTAGAGAGGGCTGCAATTTCAGCCCGTGTGCGATAATCGCAGGCTTTTCCGCGGAAAGTGCGTCGCAATGGGTGCGGCGTGGCTACCGCAGCAGATCTATTTAAAGGACCGTGCCATGAAAGAAGGCATTCACCCCAATTACCGCGAAGTGCTCTTCGTGGACTTGTCCAACGGCTTCAAGTTCGTGACCCGCTCCTGCGTGAACACGAAGGAAACCGCCAAGGCTGACGACGGCCGCGAGCTGCCGCTGTACAAGCTGGACACCTCCAGCGAATCGCACCCGTTCTATACCGGCACGCAAAAGTCGGTGGACAACATGGGTGGCCGCGTCGAGCGCTTCCGCAACCGCTTCGGCAAGACCGCAGCCAAGTAATCGACTCGCGCTCTTGGCCTTGCCTCCGTGGCAGGGCTCAGGCAGTAAAAAGGCAGCCCGGGTCTCCGCGCTGCCTTTTTTGTTTCCCCCGTCCAGCCGCTGCGCTACGCTCCACCTCCGTGACCACTCCGCCGACCCCCGCCATCGTGGCCCAGAGTGCCGTGCGCCGCCTGCCGCGCTGGGCCTTGCTGCTGTTTTGCGTGGCCTATGTGCTGCCGGGCTTCATCGGCCGTGGCCCGTGGAAGAACGTGGACATCGCCTCGTTCGGCTACATGCTGGAGCTGGCCAATGGCCACACCAGTTGGTGGCAGCCCCTGCTGGGCGGCATGGCGCCGGAAACCGATGGCCTGCTGCCCTACTGGCTGGGTGCCTGGGCGATACAGCTGGCGCCGGCCTGGATGGCGCCAGACCTGGCGGCGCGCTTTCCCTTTGCCGGGCTGCTGGCGCTGACGCTGATCGCCACCTGGTATGGCGTTTATTGCCTGGCGCTGGGGCCGCGCGCGCAGCCGGTGGCCTTTGCCTTTGGCGGCGAGGCGCGCCCCAAGGACTATGCCCGTGCGGTGGCCGACGGCGGCCTGCTGGCGCTGATCGCCTGCCTGGGACTGGCGCAGCTGTCACACGAGGTCACGGCCTATTTGACCCAGCTGGCCTTTGGCGCCCTCGCCTTCTTTGCCATTGCCGCGTCGCCCTATCACCCAAAGCAGGCCTGCGCCGGCCTGCTCCTTGGCCTGGCCGGCCTGGTGCTGTCGGGCGCGCCGGCGCTGGCCGTGCTGTTTGGCGCGGGCGGCGCGCTGCTAGCCGTGCTGGAAGCCCGGCAGGACCCGGAGGCGCGCGCCGCCTTGCTGCGCTGGGCCGCCCTCGCCGCGCTGGTCACCGTGGCGGCAGCGCTGCTGGGCTGGTGGACGGATGTCTGGGCCTGGCGCCTGAGCGCGCCGGCCTTTGACCGCAGTTGGGCCAGCCTGGGCCGGCTGCTGTTCTGGTTTACCTGGCCGACCTGGCCGCTGGCGCTGTGGACGCTGTGGCGCTGGCGCCGGCAGTTGGCGGCGCTGGAGGTGCACCGCCACCTGGCGCTGCCGGCCTGGTTCGCGGCGATTGCGCTGTTTGCCACCCTGAGCACCGAGCCCGCCGACCGCGCGCTGCTGCTGGGCCTGCCGGCGCTGGCGGCGCTGGCGGCGTTTGCGCTGCCCACGCTCAGCCGCAGCGTGGCCGCGCTGGTGGATTGGTTCACCCTGCTGTTCTTCACCGGCTCGGCCATCACCATCTGGGTGATCTGGGTTGCCATGCAGACCGGCTTCCCGCGCCAGCCAGCAGCCAATGTGGCCAAGCTGGCGCCGGGCTTTGTGGCCAGCTTCTCGTGGCTGGCGCTGCTGCTGGCGCTGGCGGCCACGCTGGCCTGGGCCTGGCTGGTGCGCTGGCGCATCGGGCGCCACCAGTCGGCGCT
It encodes:
- the sbcD gene encoding exonuclease subunit SbcD, producing the protein MRILHTSDWHLGQHFMGKTRQAEHQAFIAWLAGQVRLQAVDAVLVAGDIFDTGAPPSYARELYNHCIVALRDSGAELIVLGGNHDSVAMLGESRTLLAQLNTRVLPGMAARLEDQVLVLKTRAGAPGAVLCAVPFLRSRDLLLSQAGQSAADKQLALQEAICAHYQALHTLAQERSAELGGLPIVATGHLTTVGASASESVREIYVGALEAFPTSAFPPADYIALGHIHRPQKVGGLEHIRYCGSPIALGFDEARQAKEVLLVDLDHTGLQAVTALPVPCFQPLATVRGRLAELPAALAEAARAGTADCPVWLDVEVATDDYLADLQPRIAALVEGLPLDLLRVRRARGNAVPSLQAPAGETLDELSPADVFERRLAAETLDEDLQTRLRALHREVVAQLQEGEA
- a CDS encoding IS5 family transposase — its product is MKQAGLDLNLSTKKTRKQVFLQEMDQVVPWASLVDLIAPYYSEGRTGRPPFALETMLRLHFIQQWFSLSDQAMEEALFDIPLYREFAGLDAHGRLPDESTILRFRHRLERHKLAEQILITVNTLLESKGLLLKEGTAVDATLIPAPSSTKNKDKARDPEMHSSKKGNQWHFGMKAHIGVDADSGLVHTVRGSSGHVGDVTEGNSLLHGQETDAFGDAGYQGIGKRPDAKDSVTWHIAMKPGKRKKLSKDKVSDVLVHQLEKLKAGIRAKVEHPFRVIKRQFAYTKVRYRGLKKNTQQLHTLFALSNLWMARYRLMG
- a CDS encoding type B 50S ribosomal protein L31, with protein sequence MKEGIHPNYREVLFVDLSNGFKFVTRSCVNTKETAKADDGRELPLYKLDTSSESHPFYTGTQKSVDNMGGRVERFRNRFGKTAAK